AAATTCAGCTgttcaagttttattttcaccttcaTGTCACACAATGAAATCATTGTGgctctcacacagagacacaggattgTCAGGAATCATTTCCTGCGCCACATCAAGgacatgttgttgttgatgtttagGATTTACATGATAAATACGATGATTTTAAatggattaaaaacaaaaaaatgtttgacagaTGTAGAAGATAAACAGCAGATCTTAAAAAGTAAGATTCACATTTCTGTAAGAGGACGTTCTTGTCCCCATTTGTTCTGATCCTGCTTCAGGTCATGACATCACAACCAGTCTGGTTTGTAACCTTCAGTCTGTTCACGTCTACACTGGCAGCCGTCAGATCATCGTGGAGTCTGCTGACCAGGTCCCCCGGCAGCACCCGGGTGCGAGCCAGGATCCAGGCGAAGTCAATGTGGAAAAGACTGAGGTAGTCTGAGCAGGAGTAGACCAGAGCGTAGGACTGGTAGTCTGTGGAGAGAACCCAGTACGGACCATCTGGAACACCTGGATACAGAAGTTATAGTAAAACATACAATTTCCCAAAAGATAAAAACTGCATCCAGCGTTAACCCACCTTTAAAGAAGCTGACCCCCAGCTTGGCAGGTTGAGACGGGTCTTTAACTCTGGCTACACCTTCGATGGAGTTTATCTTCCCATTACACCTttacagagaggaagaaaaggaaacttTACATTAACGATTAATTCATATATATTCTTACATTAGAAGTAAAAGAAGAATTCAAGTTAAATCCTTACAGCAGCTCTGCATTGTAAACTCTGACTGTCCCGTCTTCGAGAGGAGAATAAGTGGCCTGGACACATTTCCCTCTTTCAAATAGAGCCGGGAGCTTCTCTACCTCGTACCAGGTTCCCATGTACTAGAGGGGAAACAGAACAGTGTCAGTTCGGCTGTAGCTGAGCGATACAACAAAACAGGAGCAGAAGGAAAGAGTCAGTGTTTTACCTGCGTGACGTTGAAGTCCTCTTGAACTGACGGCTGAGGGCATTTGCCGAGGTGAAGGGACTGAGCGCCGGCGGCCGCGGTCGTCAGCAGGAGCACGAACAGCACCTTTCACACGGAAGCTAGAAGagttaatgtgatgaagagtgGAACGGTCACTCAGACAATACCTGAGGAGGTTTCACATTCTGCACATTACAAGTACTAGATTTCCTAAAGACGTTCAGTACCTGGAACTTCTTCATGTTCAAGTCGCTGGAGACCCTCCGATACAAAACACGATGTGAAGCAACAGCTCCCTGTGACGTGCTCTGTCTTTTCAGCTCAGTGCAAACTGACCAGTGATTGGTTTGTTGgattctttcttcctctgcacaTCAGACCTTTGGAAGTCAAATATGTTTGAGGAGCTAAACTTCTGTCAACaaaacctttgaccttcagTACAGAGTTATCTAACAATCACATTCAGCTCAAACTACAGTATAATATGTCTGCCTTGTGCTGCCTTCAAGGTAACTGTTGTAGGCAGCTCATTATTTACTTTGTGAATTATTAATAATGTAGTCGGctcaataataaagataataaatggCAACCTTGAAGGTCGGGAGGTTTTGAACAATAATATTTCTATGGATCGTTTCATTCATGAGTGGGTTCTCATGTTGTTTGTATTATGCAAACAAACAGGTCAAAGGACACGTGGCCTTTTGTTTCCTCATATTCCAATGCCGACCTCCAGATAAACTCCAGATAATGAACCAACAATAGCAGCTGCTGGTAAACAcgagaataaaatgtatttaaattcagGTTTGCATATGTTTTATGAGTGAAGAACACCTTTAAGGCCTCCAGGATACACAAAGTGTTTAAGTGTCTTTAAGTTGGCAGTTGTCAGTATACACGCAGCCATAAATCCCAATCCTTGTACGGACCAAACTTATGCGTCTTTCCTTATGGCAATCAAACATTCAATACCCTCTGTTTCACTTAGCTTCCAATTCTGAAATGTCTCAATCTTTAAcattagaaatgaaaagaggcagtattaataaataaaatcccaGCTTCTCTATTAAGTGAATATGTGACAGTGCGTTATATTTTTTGTAAGTTGAGTTTTTGAGTTATTTTCCGTCCTGCATTGAGAATGAAACAAGATCCggttatgaaaagaaaaatctttatTCAACAAAGCACCAA
This portion of the Hippoglossus stenolepis isolate QCI-W04-F060 chromosome 19, HSTE1.2, whole genome shotgun sequence genome encodes:
- the LOC118098592 gene encoding apolipoprotein D, which codes for MKKFQVLFVLLLTTAAAGAQSLHLGKCPQPSVQEDFNVTQYMGTWYEVEKLPALFERGKCVQATYSPLEDGTVRVYNAELLCNGKINSIEGVARVKDPSQPAKLGVSFFKGVPDGPYWVLSTDYQSYALVYSCSDYLSLFHIDFAWILARTRVLPGDLVSRLHDDLTAASVDVNRLKVTNQTGCDVMT